A window from Tenacibaculum singaporense encodes these proteins:
- a CDS encoding peptidase domain-containing ABC transporter, which yields MKEKNKLTPWQRFLGLINLEKKDTLQIAYYAIFEGIVALSLPLGVQAIINLLQAAQVSASWIVLVILVTAGVAFSGILKLMQFRIIETIQQRIFTRASIELSYRFPKIKMIELRNYYPPELANRFFDTLTIQKGISKILIDAPSALLQIIFALLLLSFYHPFFIIFGLLVLLLIYVVFKYTAEKGLETSLKESKNKYKVAHWLQEIARTIISFKLSGKTKLALEKSDILVDDYLKSRESHFKVLVMQYIQMISFKVIITAGLLLIGGFLVLTQQMNIGQFVAAEIIIILIMNSVEKLILGLESFYDVLTSIEKLGEVIDKPIEPQNGSNINRDKPFKIELQDVSYVVNNRHNPVINNVSFEINPNDRILIQGSSNSGKSSLIQLISGLIEPTSGDIFVNDLSLKGIFTNNYRANLGLSLSEETPFEGTIRENITFGDSSITDEEIYNIFKVTGLTEFLKQQPKGLDTYLKPEGKLIAYTVAKKIVLSRAIIKKPKLLILEDPLDQFEKNEAKKIIDFITDISRPWSLIIVSRNEHWKEKCNKQITLEKGSITNFKS from the coding sequence ATGAAAGAGAAAAATAAACTAACTCCATGGCAGCGATTTCTAGGATTAATAAACCTAGAAAAAAAAGATACACTACAAATAGCATATTATGCAATTTTTGAAGGTATTGTTGCTTTATCATTGCCTTTAGGTGTACAAGCCATTATAAATTTATTGCAAGCGGCACAGGTTTCTGCCTCTTGGATTGTTTTAGTTATACTAGTAACTGCTGGTGTTGCTTTTAGCGGGATTTTAAAACTAATGCAGTTTAGGATTATTGAAACTATTCAGCAGAGAATTTTCACTAGAGCATCCATAGAGCTTAGTTATCGTTTTCCTAAAATTAAAATGATAGAACTAAGAAATTACTATCCTCCTGAGCTTGCCAACCGTTTTTTTGATACGTTAACCATTCAAAAAGGTATTTCAAAAATATTGATAGATGCTCCTTCCGCTCTATTACAAATTATTTTTGCTTTATTACTTCTTTCGTTTTACCATCCGTTTTTTATCATTTTCGGATTGTTAGTTTTACTATTAATCTATGTTGTTTTTAAGTACACCGCAGAAAAAGGATTGGAAACGAGTTTAAAAGAGTCAAAAAACAAATATAAGGTAGCTCACTGGCTTCAAGAGATTGCAAGAACTATTATAAGTTTTAAATTATCAGGAAAAACAAAACTAGCGCTTGAGAAAAGTGATATTCTAGTAGATGATTATTTAAAATCTAGAGAAAGTCACTTTAAAGTACTCGTTATGCAGTATATTCAAATGATTAGTTTTAAGGTAATTATTACTGCTGGCTTATTACTTATCGGTGGTTTTTTAGTACTAACACAACAAATGAATATTGGTCAATTTGTGGCTGCTGAGATCATTATCATCCTAATTATGAATTCTGTAGAAAAATTAATATTAGGTCTTGAATCTTTTTACGATGTACTTACATCTATAGAAAAACTAGGAGAGGTTATTGATAAACCCATAGAGCCACAAAACGGAAGTAATATTAATAGAGATAAACCATTTAAAATAGAACTTCAAGATGTTTCGTATGTTGTTAACAACAGACATAATCCTGTAATCAATAACGTATCTTTTGAAATAAACCCTAACGATAGGATTTTAATTCAAGGAAGTAGTAACTCTGGAAAATCTAGTTTAATCCAACTAATCTCTGGTTTAATTGAACCAACATCAGGAGATATTTTTGTAAACGATTTATCTCTAAAGGGTATTTTTACTAACAACTATAGGGCTAACTTAGGATTATCTCTTTCTGAAGAAACTCCTTTTGAAGGTACCATCAGAGAAAATATAACCTTTGGAGATTCATCAATAACTGATGAGGAAATATATAACATTTTTAAAGTTACAGGATTAACAGAATTCTTAAAACAACAACCCAAAGGTTTGGACACCTATTTAAAACCTGAAGGAAAACTTATTGCTTATACGGTAGCTAAGAAAATTGTTCTTTCAAGAGCAATCATAAAAAAACCTAAATTACTCATATTAGAAGATCCTCTTGATCAATTTGAAAAAAATGAAGCAAAAAAAATAATTGATTTCATTACTGATATTTCTAGACCATGGAGTTTAATTATTGTGAGTCGTAATGAGCATTGGAAAGAGAAATGCAACAAACAAATTACCCTTGAAAAAGGTAGTATAACTAACTTTAAATCCTAG
- a CDS encoding TetR/AcrR family transcriptional regulator produces the protein MKNLLSNLKIEIPSGIYIKDPETSDLGKRIIENSIILIEEIGFENFNFKKLGKLIGSNESSIYRYFESKHKLLVYLTSWYWGWIQYLLVIETYSISNPKEKLIKAIEVLARKAEKDNNFSHINEALLNLIVINENSKSYSTKEVDTENKEGFFKLYKEVVKRFAEIISNYNNNYKHPLTLASTIIEGILHQQFVKSHFKSLTNCDESTTTTSFFIELTLNVLSNEREK, from the coding sequence ATGAAAAATTTACTATCAAATTTAAAAATAGAGATCCCTTCAGGAATATACATCAAAGACCCTGAAACCTCTGATTTGGGTAAAAGAATAATAGAGAACAGTATTATACTTATTGAAGAAATTGGTTTTGAGAATTTCAATTTTAAAAAATTAGGAAAGTTAATAGGCTCTAACGAAAGTTCGATTTATCGTTATTTTGAAAGTAAACACAAACTCTTAGTTTACTTAACTTCTTGGTATTGGGGCTGGATTCAATATTTATTGGTAATCGAAACTTACAGTATTAGTAACCCAAAAGAGAAATTAATTAAAGCCATAGAGGTTCTAGCTAGAAAAGCTGAGAAAGACAATAACTTTTCACATATTAATGAGGCATTACTTAACTTAATTGTAATTAACGAGAACTCAAAATCATACTCTACTAAAGAAGTAGATACTGAAAATAAAGAAGGATTTTTTAAATTGTACAAAGAAGTAGTAAAACGTTTTGCTGAAATAATTAGTAATTATAACAATAATTATAAACATCCATTAACACTTGCAAGTACTATAATTGAAGGAATATTACATCAGCAATTTGTAAAATCTCATTTTAAATCACTAACTAATTGTGATGAAAGCACAACTACTACCTCCTTTTTTATTGAACTAACTTTAAACGTACTTTCTAATGAAAGAGAAAAATAA
- a CDS encoding DUF6500 family protein — MNKEIKEKIIAVCEEKIAKKGENVGLSFYAFFKNKNDNPKVLMEVATWWIQTHQLDHFEKAVKIKQMIQNNE; from the coding sequence ATGAATAAGGAAATAAAGGAAAAAATAATTGCTGTTTGTGAAGAGAAAATTGCTAAAAAAGGAGAAAATGTAGGGCTTTCGTTCTATGCATTTTTCAAAAATAAAAATGACAATCCGAAAGTACTGATGGAAGTAGCTACTTGGTGGATTCAGACACATCAATTAGATCATTTTGAGAAAGCGGTTAAGATTAAACAAATGATTCAGAATAACGAATAA
- a CDS encoding SDR family oxidoreductase — MNLEIQHKNALVCGSTQGIGKAAAIQLAQEGVNVTLVARSEEKLKAVLAELPNNKQNHGYLVADFTNPADLKEKLEVTNLQFHILVNNTGGPAGGPVFNAELEEFERAFTMHLKCNHVLVQAVVPFMKEEGYGRVINVISTSVKQPLDGLGVSNTIRGAVANWSKTLANELGQFGVTVNNVLPGATATERLTEIINNKAAKTGKTVEEVAEMMKNASPAKRFAKPEEVADAIVFLASERASFINGINVPVDGGRTKSL, encoded by the coding sequence ATGAATTTAGAGATACAACATAAAAACGCCTTGGTATGTGGTAGCACACAAGGAATAGGAAAAGCGGCAGCAATACAATTAGCTCAAGAGGGAGTAAATGTTACTTTGGTAGCTCGTAGTGAAGAAAAGCTAAAAGCTGTGTTGGCAGAATTACCAAACAATAAGCAAAATCATGGGTACTTGGTAGCTGATTTCACCAATCCAGCAGATTTAAAAGAGAAATTAGAAGTGACTAACTTACAGTTTCATATTTTGGTGAATAATACAGGAGGACCAGCAGGAGGTCCTGTATTCAATGCCGAGTTAGAAGAATTCGAACGCGCTTTTACCATGCATTTAAAATGCAATCATGTATTGGTGCAAGCGGTAGTTCCATTTATGAAAGAGGAAGGCTATGGTAGAGTAATTAATGTGATCTCTACATCAGTAAAACAACCATTAGATGGCTTAGGAGTTTCGAATACCATTCGAGGTGCGGTTGCCAATTGGAGTAAAACCTTAGCGAATGAGTTAGGACAATTCGGAGTTACGGTAAATAATGTATTACCTGGGGCTACAGCCACAGAGCGTTTGACAGAAATTATCAATAATAAAGCTGCAAAAACAGGTAAAACTGTTGAAGAAGTTGCAGAAATGATGAAGAATGCATCACCGGCTAAACGTTTCGCAAAACCTGAAGAAGTAGCCGATGCTATTGTGTTTTTAGCAAGTGAAAGAGCAAGCTTTATCAATGGAATTAATGTTCCTGTTGACGGAGGTAGAACAAAATCATTATAA
- a CDS encoding peptide MFS transporter yields the protein MNSRTDVLGHPRGLLYLFFAELWERFSFYGMRALLVLYMTKHLLFSDEMSFGVYAAYMSLVYVTPMIGGMLADKILGFRKAIVLGGVLMALGHFFLTFEHPIFFYGSLSLIIVGNGFFKPNISSFVGKLYAEGDNRRDAGFTIFYMGINIGGAVAPLLCAWLAELYGWHYGFVLAGIGMLLGLLVFKGGLKKNVFEDKGLVPNQELFEEKQFGVKKGNLVTIGALLSVPVFALIVYYHEFEHYLVWIVSLFLILFLIKILRNVTSKERKKLSVAIFFTILYTLFAAIFEQAGSSLTLFADRNVNLVGINAAQTNSINSTFIILMAIPFSMLWGYLHKIHKNPNSVIKFGLGLLFLGVGFITFGLSGYQVDELAKTPMMYLILGYFILTTGELFLSPIGLSKMTELSPVKYIAFIMGVWFLANFYGHFFAGKIANLTTVVNGSLGVFSKGFFGKITELFTGLSSKTVMEQSEIFHQLYSYVSVYANLGVISAIIGLLVITFYKPVKKWMFEVH from the coding sequence ATGAATTCACGAACTGATGTTTTAGGACATCCAAGGGGGCTTTTATACTTATTTTTTGCTGAATTATGGGAACGCTTTTCTTTTTATGGAATGCGAGCCTTATTGGTACTGTATATGACAAAACATTTGCTTTTTTCTGATGAAATGTCTTTTGGTGTGTATGCGGCATATATGTCGTTAGTGTATGTGACTCCTATGATAGGAGGAATGCTTGCTGACAAAATATTAGGGTTTAGAAAGGCAATTGTTTTAGGAGGTGTGTTAATGGCGTTAGGACATTTCTTTTTGACATTTGAACATCCAATATTTTTTTATGGTTCGTTATCTTTAATTATTGTTGGAAATGGTTTTTTTAAACCCAATATATCTTCGTTTGTTGGTAAGTTATATGCAGAAGGAGATAATAGGAGAGATGCAGGGTTTACTATTTTTTATATGGGTATTAATATTGGTGGAGCTGTAGCTCCATTATTGTGCGCATGGTTAGCTGAATTATATGGTTGGCACTATGGATTTGTTTTGGCAGGAATAGGAATGTTGTTAGGCTTGTTAGTTTTTAAAGGAGGACTTAAGAAAAATGTTTTTGAAGATAAAGGCTTAGTACCAAATCAAGAATTATTTGAAGAGAAACAATTTGGAGTAAAAAAAGGAAATTTAGTAACAATTGGAGCACTTTTGTCTGTTCCAGTATTTGCATTGATAGTTTATTACCATGAGTTTGAGCATTACTTAGTTTGGATTGTTTCGTTATTTCTGATATTGTTTTTAATTAAGATTTTACGAAATGTGACTTCAAAAGAACGTAAAAAACTTTCCGTAGCTATATTCTTTACGATTTTATATACATTGTTTGCAGCAATTTTTGAACAAGCTGGTAGTTCATTGACTTTATTTGCAGATAGAAATGTTAATTTAGTAGGGATAAATGCTGCTCAAACTAATAGTATTAATTCTACTTTTATAATTCTAATGGCAATCCCATTTTCAATGCTTTGGGGGTATTTGCATAAAATACATAAGAATCCAAACTCTGTTATAAAATTTGGATTAGGTTTGTTGTTTTTAGGTGTAGGTTTTATAACTTTTGGCTTGTCAGGTTATCAAGTTGATGAATTAGCTAAAACTCCAATGATGTATTTGATTTTAGGGTACTTTATACTAACAACAGGAGAGCTATTTTTGTCACCTATTGGATTATCTAAAATGACAGAGTTATCACCTGTAAAATATATTGCTTTTATAATGGGGGTGTGGTTTTTAGCAAATTTTTATGGTCATTTTTTTGCAGGTAAAATAGCCAATTTAACTACAGTTGTTAACGGTAGTTTAGGAGTGTTTTCTAAAGGCTTTTTTGGAAAAATAACTGAATTGTTTACAGGTTTGTCATCCAAAACTGTTATGGAACAATCCGAGATTTTTCATCAATTGTACTCATATGTTTCTGTGTATGCTAACCTAGGAGTAATTTCAGCAATAATAGGTTTGTTGGTAATTACTTTCTATAAACCAGTAAAAAAATGGATGTTTGAAGTACATTAA
- a CDS encoding YceI family protein, which yields MKKIVYSLVICFTVFQMTSCKSEAKKETETTKEEVNTEKKAAFILQDADNVINWTAYKTTEKVPVNGQFQKVNITAGGEADTAKDAINNAEFSIPVSSIFTKDTSRDFKIKKFFFGVMDNTELLSGKLVLENDSIGHANLTMNGVTKKLPFKYTLNGKEFSLNTTMKITDWQAENALDSLNTACKDLHKGADGVSKTWDEVALNITSVFK from the coding sequence ATGAAAAAAATCGTTTATTCTTTAGTTATCTGTTTTACAGTTTTTCAAATGACATCTTGTAAATCAGAAGCAAAAAAAGAAACAGAAACCACAAAAGAAGAAGTTAACACAGAAAAGAAAGCTGCTTTTATATTACAAGACGCAGACAATGTAATAAACTGGACAGCTTATAAAACTACTGAAAAAGTACCTGTAAATGGGCAATTTCAAAAAGTAAATATTACTGCTGGTGGTGAAGCTGATACAGCTAAGGACGCTATTAACAATGCTGAGTTTTCTATTCCTGTAAGTAGTATTTTCACAAAAGATACTAGTAGGGACTTTAAAATTAAAAAGTTTTTCTTTGGAGTAATGGATAACACTGAGTTACTTTCTGGTAAATTAGTTTTAGAAAATGACTCTATTGGTCATGCTAACTTAACCATGAATGGAGTAACTAAAAAGCTTCCTTTTAAATATACTTTAAACGGAAAAGAGTTCAGTTTAAATACAACGATGAAGATTACAGACTGGCAAGCTGAAAATGCTTTAGACTCTTTAAACACTGCTTGTAAAGATTTACACAAAGGTGCTGATGGCGTTTCAAAAACTTGGGATGAAGTAGCTTTAAATATTACATCTGTTTTTAAATAA
- a CDS encoding amidohydrolase family protein, producing the protein MTKRKLRINGHSHLLPYPEQIPQFMKDKGIFWVDKDRKFMLQKDWSRPVTDSSFFLDEKLAWMEHFKIDHAVVLNLSQLYGNGLRLEEMKQALRFQNDFNARVQHDNPGKFTCGFVVHPGFVRGALWEIERCVEVLGMRLLCLPTHYMDTIGTWRCIFDEENEPIFELADKYNLAVEIHPYDGEKFIKLQNTSWRFHLIWMLAQCADAYHFLTLNGYYEKYPNMRVCFAHGGQLAQMNLGRRIQGFDGRPDLFEGKQHPRKAVGHKNIFFDTLVHDTGSLDLLIKNQGSKQVLIGLDDPYPLGEMESEIQSSYPGKILDLAIDRNIINEQEKDEMWEDNVLQWLFGDDKKAKKDLVSKILQ; encoded by the coding sequence ATGACAAAACGAAAACTAAGAATAAACGGACATTCACACTTGTTACCTTACCCAGAGCAAATTCCGCAGTTTATGAAGGACAAAGGGATTTTTTGGGTTGATAAGGACAGAAAGTTCATGCTACAAAAAGATTGGAGTCGACCAGTAACAGATTCTAGTTTCTTTTTAGATGAAAAACTAGCATGGATGGAGCATTTTAAAATCGATCATGCAGTAGTGTTAAACTTATCTCAGTTATACGGAAACGGGTTGCGTTTAGAAGAAATGAAGCAAGCCTTACGTTTCCAAAACGATTTTAACGCACGTGTTCAGCACGATAATCCAGGTAAATTTACTTGTGGATTTGTGGTGCATCCAGGATTTGTTCGTGGAGCTTTATGGGAGATAGAGCGATGTGTTGAGGTGTTAGGGATGCGTTTGTTGTGTTTGCCAACACACTATATGGATACTATTGGTACATGGCGATGTATTTTTGATGAGGAAAATGAACCTATTTTTGAGTTAGCAGATAAATACAATTTAGCGGTTGAAATTCACCCGTATGACGGAGAGAAATTCATCAAACTACAAAATACAAGTTGGCGTTTCCACTTAATTTGGATGTTGGCACAATGTGCAGATGCTTATCACTTTTTAACATTAAACGGATATTATGAAAAGTATCCTAATATGCGAGTTTGTTTTGCGCATGGAGGTCAGTTAGCGCAAATGAATTTAGGACGTCGTATTCAAGGGTTTGATGGTAGACCTGATTTGTTTGAAGGAAAACAACATCCTCGTAAAGCTGTAGGACATAAAAATATCTTCTTTGATACATTAGTACACGATACAGGTTCGTTAGATTTGTTAATTAAAAACCAAGGATCAAAACAAGTATTGATAGGGTTGGATGATCCTTATCCATTAGGAGAGATGGAGAGTGAAATTCAGTCATCATATCCAGGGAAAATTTTAGATTTAGCTATTGATAGAAACATTATTAATGAGCAAGAGAAAGACGAAATGTGGGAGGATAATGTATTACAGTGGTTGTTTGGAGATGATAAAAAAGCGAAAAAAGATTTAGTATCTAAAATTTTACAATAA
- a CDS encoding HlyD family secretion protein, translating into MLNISKNTVSDQIDITKFKSGKDIFTKEYHKLFKRFLLVFSVILVIILFLPWTQNVSSKGQVTTLKPNQRPQTLQSQIPGRIEEWFVQEGDFVKKGDTILRISEIKSGYFDTKLAERTGKQLNSKTLSAKAYNNKISALQKQIIAIKKERKLKLEQAKNKLKQAYLKAKSDSIDFEAIKIKQKIAQTQFDRTVTLEKEGLKAVKDVEEKRAKLQELSAKLISQENKFFTSKNNIINAQLAISSTEASYADKLSKTESSLYSAQSGAYDAEVQVSKLETSLANYSKRSSLLFITAPQDGYINKAIKSGIGETFKEGEQLVNIMPADYDLAVEMYIQPIDLPLIHIGEEVRVQFDGWPAIVFSGWPNVSYGTYGAKIVAIENFISSNGKYRVLIVPNNDKEPWPKAIRVGSGAKTIALLENVPIWFELWRQINSFPPNFYQPKNKESGKKSKKED; encoded by the coding sequence ATGTTAAACATATCAAAAAACACCGTTTCAGACCAAATAGACATAACAAAGTTCAAGTCTGGAAAAGACATTTTTACAAAAGAGTATCACAAGTTATTTAAAAGATTTTTACTAGTCTTTTCTGTTATCTTAGTTATCATCTTGTTTTTACCTTGGACTCAAAATGTATCCAGCAAAGGACAGGTTACCACCCTTAAACCTAATCAACGTCCACAAACATTACAATCTCAAATACCTGGACGTATAGAAGAATGGTTTGTACAAGAAGGAGATTTTGTAAAGAAAGGAGATACTATTTTAAGGATTTCAGAAATAAAAAGTGGGTATTTTGATACCAAACTCGCTGAAAGAACTGGTAAACAGTTAAACTCTAAAACACTATCTGCCAAAGCATATAACAATAAAATTAGTGCTTTACAAAAACAGATTATTGCTATTAAAAAAGAGCGAAAACTAAAATTAGAGCAAGCAAAAAACAAATTAAAGCAAGCTTATTTAAAGGCGAAAAGTGATAGTATTGATTTTGAAGCTATTAAAATAAAACAAAAAATAGCTCAAACTCAGTTTGACAGAACTGTCACTTTAGAAAAAGAAGGCTTAAAAGCTGTAAAAGATGTTGAAGAAAAAAGAGCTAAACTTCAAGAGTTATCTGCTAAATTAATTTCTCAAGAAAATAAGTTCTTTACTTCTAAAAATAATATTATCAATGCTCAGTTAGCGATTAGTAGCACAGAAGCTTCATATGCTGATAAACTTTCTAAAACAGAAAGCAGCTTATATAGTGCACAGTCTGGTGCTTATGACGCAGAAGTTCAAGTTTCAAAACTAGAAACTAGCTTAGCTAATTATAGCAAGCGAAGTTCTTTATTATTCATTACTGCTCCACAAGATGGATATATTAATAAAGCTATAAAGTCTGGTATTGGTGAAACGTTTAAAGAAGGTGAGCAATTAGTAAATATCATGCCTGCTGACTACGACTTAGCTGTTGAAATGTACATACAACCTATCGATTTACCATTGATACACATTGGTGAAGAAGTTCGTGTTCAGTTTGATGGTTGGCCTGCAATAGTTTTTAGTGGTTGGCCTAATGTATCATACGGAACTTACGGTGCTAAAATTGTAGCTATCGAAAATTTTATTAGTAGCAATGGGAAGTATCGTGTTTTAATTGTTCCTAATAATGATAAAGAACCTTGGCCTAAAGCTATTAGAGTAGGTTCTGGTGCAAAAACCATTGCCTTGTTAGAAAATGTGCCTATATGGTTTGAGCTATGGAGACAAATTAACAGCTTCCCCCCTAACTTCTATCAACCAAAGAATAAAGAAAGTGGTAAAAAGTCAAAAAAAGAAGACTAA
- a CDS encoding TolC family protein, translating to MKRLSILFLLLSFIATAQDNLSTQLSLEEYLGYVKKYHPVIKQAELITSTNEAKLLKARGSFDPKIEVDYDRKEFKGKDYYKKLNSTFKIPTWYGIELKGSYENNSGQYLNPEHNTPENGLYNVGISVSLAKNLFINKRIATLKQAKLYTQQGELEQQLLVNDILFEAINTYLNWLQYYQSYNVYKDYYTNADTRLKNIRKSFKAGDKPAIDTLEANINLKNRKLDLEKANIKYIKSKLELSNYLWIGNNIPMEIKEEIVPDVTTFSNIDTILNTSVTTLFDNEFENHPKLKLLELKKRNLEINKQLKVNNLLPKVDFQYNFLASKVDNFDAFSTANYKNSLQVSIPLFLRKSRGDLKLAKLKLQDIDFEIASTKVSLQNKITATEQEITSYKKQNDILKNLVNDYNTIVKSEERKFSLGESSIFLINYREVKLIESKLKEIKNEYEYAKTKGKLVKLLGKLNSL from the coding sequence ATGAAAAGGTTAAGTATCCTTTTTTTGTTACTAAGCTTTATAGCTACAGCACAAGATAATTTAAGTACTCAACTTAGTTTAGAAGAGTATTTAGGGTATGTAAAAAAATATCATCCTGTTATAAAGCAAGCCGAACTTATTACAAGTACCAATGAGGCTAAATTATTAAAAGCTAGAGGTAGTTTCGATCCTAAAATAGAAGTAGATTACGACAGAAAAGAATTTAAAGGCAAAGACTATTACAAAAAGTTAAATTCAACCTTTAAAATTCCGACTTGGTATGGAATAGAGCTAAAAGGTAGTTATGAAAATAATTCTGGTCAATATTTAAACCCTGAACATAATACTCCAGAAAATGGCTTATATAACGTTGGCATATCAGTTTCTCTGGCTAAAAACTTATTTATTAACAAAAGGATAGCTACTTTAAAACAAGCTAAACTCTATACTCAACAAGGTGAATTAGAACAACAGCTATTAGTTAATGATATTTTGTTTGAAGCTATAAACACATACTTAAATTGGTTACAATACTACCAGAGCTACAATGTTTACAAAGATTATTACACCAATGCTGATACCAGACTAAAAAATATAAGGAAAAGCTTTAAAGCCGGTGATAAACCAGCTATCGACACTTTAGAAGCAAATATCAATTTAAAAAACAGAAAATTAGACCTAGAAAAAGCGAATATTAAATACATTAAATCTAAGTTAGAACTTTCTAACTATTTATGGATTGGTAACAATATTCCTATGGAAATAAAAGAAGAAATAGTTCCTGACGTTACTACTTTTTCTAATATTGATACTATTCTAAATACTTCAGTAACCACCTTATTTGATAATGAGTTTGAAAACCATCCTAAATTAAAGTTACTGGAGTTAAAGAAAAGAAACCTAGAAATAAATAAGCAACTAAAAGTAAACAACCTATTACCTAAAGTAGATTTCCAGTATAACTTTCTTGCTTCAAAAGTGGATAATTTTGATGCTTTTAGCACTGCTAACTATAAAAATTCTCTTCAAGTTAGCATTCCTCTTTTTCTTCGTAAATCTAGAGGAGATTTAAAACTTGCTAAGCTAAAATTACAAGATATCGACTTTGAAATTGCATCAACTAAAGTCTCTTTACAAAACAAAATAACGGCTACCGAGCAAGAAATTACATCATATAAAAAGCAAAATGATATTTTAAAAAATCTTGTAAACGATTATAATACAATTGTAAAAAGTGAAGAACGTAAGTTTTCTTTGGGTGAGAGTTCTATTTTTCTAATTAATTATAGAGAAGTAAAATTAATAGAAAGTAAATTGAAAGAAATTAAAAACGAATACGAATATGCTAAAACAAAGGGTAAACTTGTAAAACTATTAGGTAAATTAAATAGTTTATAA
- a CDS encoding 3-hydroxyanthranilate 3,4-dioxygenase has protein sequence MSKLVQPLNFKKWIDENRHLLKPPVGNKQVWDNGEYIVMVVGGPNNRKDYHYNETPEFFYQLEGDMVLKIIDDKGEMIDVEINEGDIYLLPGKVPHSPQRKANTVGLVIEYPRDEGMMDALEWYCENCGHQLYREEFALDNIETDMPIIFDKYYSDKEKCTCDKCGTVMEAPNKA, from the coding sequence ATGAGCAAGTTAGTACAACCTTTAAATTTCAAGAAGTGGATTGATGAAAATCGTCATTTATTAAAACCACCAGTAGGAAATAAACAAGTGTGGGATAATGGTGAATATATCGTAATGGTTGTTGGAGGTCCTAACAATCGTAAGGATTACCATTACAACGAAACACCAGAGTTTTTCTATCAATTAGAAGGAGATATGGTGTTGAAAATCATAGACGACAAAGGAGAAATGATTGATGTTGAAATTAATGAAGGAGATATTTATTTGTTACCAGGAAAGGTGCCGCACTCACCACAACGTAAAGCGAATACGGTAGGTTTGGTTATTGAATATCCACGTGATGAAGGAATGATGGATGCTTTAGAGTGGTACTGTGAAAATTGTGGACATCAATTATACAGAGAAGAATTTGCTTTAGATAATATTGAAACGGATATGCCAATAATTTTTGATAAGTACTATTCTGATAAAGAGAAATGTACTTGTGATAAATGTGGTACTGTGATGGAAGCACCAAACAAAGCATAA